The proteins below come from a single Necator americanus strain Aroian chromosome V, whole genome shotgun sequence genomic window:
- a CDS encoding hypothetical protein (NECATOR_CHRV.G17406.T2) → MLDVRRNYPIVQICEEIRHREGFRAPIHLRQELHCREDMRRVHITRTRSRSRSRSPLLRGPRPVVSKSQPVNMLDQAALLAVRTKKESKPFVSKERITCTIDGPRRSGTITSRISGFGDRRRSEGDRTGGFQNRQAMRDRLSFSDRQGRDRFEASREREVDSSRFNGKFRDEEGDKPVQRLIDPTAVPKGKSYFGHDDRGEEKQWRGRSAYDPRVDMGPRRDRLSGFRGYYGRDRYERRDRDAGSRRSFVPRSAADGLWTHDKFIELEGDEGSDNDRNTGVEVVVDQSSASSKAKRVVHEDDDDA, encoded by the exons ATGCTTGACGTGCGGAGGAATTACCCGATTGTGCAAATAT GCGAAGAAATCCGTCATCGGGAAGGTTTTCGTGCTCCAATCCATCTCCGACAAGAGTTGCATTGCAGGGAAG ATATGCGGCGCGTTCACATCACACGTACACGATCCCGCTCACGTTCCCGTTCTCCTCTGTTACGTGGCCCACGTCCTGTCGTATCCAAGAGTCAACCAGTGAACATGTTGGACCAGGCTGCTCTTCTTGCCGTCAGAA CTAAAAAGGAGAGTAAACCGTTTGTTTCAAAGGAGAGAATC ACATGTACGATCGATGGCCCCCGACGTTCAGGGACAATAACATCGAG GATTAGTGGATTTGGCGACAGAAGACGCAGTGAAGGTGACAGAACCGGTGGATTTCAGAACAG ACAAGCTATGAGAGACCGTCTTTCATTTTCCGATCGTCAAGGGCGTGACCGATTCGAAGCCAGCCGTGAACGAGAAGTCGACAGCAGTAGATTCAACG ggaagTTCCGCGATGAAGAAGGCGATAAACCCGTACAAAGACTTATTGATCCAACTGCTGTTCCAAAAGGAAAAAGCTATTTTGGT CACGACGACCGTGGTGAAGAAAAGCAGTGGCGCGGTCGCAGCGCATATGATCCCCGCGTCGATATGGGTCCAAGACGTGATCGTCTCTCTGGATTCCGTGGATACTACGGTAGAGATAGG TACGAACGCCGAGATCGTGATGCAGGTTCTCGGAGGTCTTTTGTTCCCCGATCAGCCGCTGATGGTTTATGGACTCACGACAAATTCATTGAATTAGAAGGAGATGAAG GCAGCGATAATGACCGAAATACAGGCGTTGAGGTTGTAGTGGATCAGAGCTCTGCCAGCTCAAAAGCGAAACGAGTTGTGCACGAG GACGACGACGACGCCTAA
- a CDS encoding hypothetical protein (NECATOR_CHRV.G17407.T1): MGDGEDDYMSDNFLIMTQDVKPGIPSSLSQKRILKIESERVRSRRDDEGRPKIRELEKVLRDEALRKPVPETSKGFALMAKMGFQPGMSLGKKRSDTDSGVGIKEPIALEVKTSRTGLGHGSSEEEQAKQRLKHEIERMKRRAEKTEELIDDYRKRKRGVSNTKVLIRDILASRKICVELDLRINVELPEQPWFWKSYRQPNDTEDDFGQLQRRDSEDDECSRYLYANGKEAPQEERFEELSDEELCERLTQITHYLRATHRYCIWCGCQFEEEEELENYCPGTDRGAHDVD; the protein is encoded by the exons ATGGGAGACGGAGAAGATGATTATATGTCAGATAACTTTCTTATTATGACGCAAGACGTAAAACCAG GCATCCCGAGTAGTCTTTCTCAGAAAAGGATACTGAAAATAGAAAGTGAACGTGTTCGAAGTAGGAGAGACGATGAAGGGAGACCAAAGATACGGGAGTTag AAAAAGTTTTACGAGATGAAGCGTTGAGAAAACCGGTGCCGGAAACGTCGAAAGGATTTGCTCTTATGGCAAAAATGGGTTTCCAACCTGGAATGAGTttaggaaagaagagaagcg ATACTGACTCCGGTGTTGGGATTAAAGAACCGATTGCTCTTGAAGTGAAGACCTCTAGAACTGGGTTAGGTCACGGCAGCTCAGAGGAAGAACAAGCGAAGCAGAGATTGAAGCATGAAattgaaaggatgaaaagaagagcagaaaaaacc GAAGAGCTTATCGACGACTACCGAAAACGAAAGAGAGGTGTATCAAATACAAAAGTTCTTATTCGCGATATCCTAGCTAGCAGAAAAATCTGTGTAGAACTGGATTTAAG GATTAATGTTGAATTGCCGGAACAACCATGGTTCTGGAAAAGTTATAGACAACCAAATGATACAGAGGACGACTTTGGACAGCTTCAGCGGAGGGACTCTGAAGATGATGAATGTTCGAG GTATCTTTATGCGAACGGGAAAGAAGCTCCCCAAGAAGAGCGGTTCGAAGAACTTTCAGATGAAGAATTGTGTGAAAg GCTGACTCAAATCACTCATTATCTACGAGCGACTCATCGTTACTGCATTTGGTGTGGCTGTCAGTtcgaggaagaagaagagcttGAAAACTATTGTCCAGGGACGGACAGAGGTGCTCATGATGTggattag
- a CDS encoding hypothetical protein (NECATOR_CHRV.G17406.T1) produces the protein MRRVHITRTRSRSRSRSPLLRGPRPVVSKSQPVNMLDQAALLAVRTKKESKPFVSKERIRAALASSRLQLVENPFGRIAGGAQALRIATEAVVRNRVSGISGFGDRRRSEGDRTGGFQNRQAMRDRLSFSDRQGRDRFEASREREVDSSRFNGKFRDEEGDKPVQRLIDPTAVPKGKSYFGHDDRGEEKQWRGRSAYDPRVDMGPRRDRLSGFRGYYGRDRYERRDRDAGSRRSFVPRSAADGLWTHDKFIELEGDEGSDNDRNTGVEVVVDQSSASSKAKRVVHEVLFARDITYSMLSSLVEFQNDCLQDDDDA, from the exons ATGCGGCGCGTTCACATCACACGTACACGATCCCGCTCACGTTCCCGTTCTCCTCTGTTACGTGGCCCACGTCCTGTCGTATCCAAGAGTCAACCAGTGAACATGTTGGACCAGGCTGCTCTTCTTGCCGTCAGAA CTAAAAAGGAGAGTAAACCGTTTGTTTCAAAGGAGAGAATC cgcgcagCCCTTGCGTCCTCTCGTCTGCAACTCGttgaaaacccattcggacgaatcgcaggcggggcgcaagCGTTGCGCAtcgcaacagaagccgtcgtaagaaacagagTTTCGGG GATTAGTGGATTTGGCGACAGAAGACGCAGTGAAGGTGACAGAACCGGTGGATTTCAGAACAG ACAAGCTATGAGAGACCGTCTTTCATTTTCCGATCGTCAAGGGCGTGACCGATTCGAAGCCAGCCGTGAACGAGAAGTCGACAGCAGTAGATTCAACG ggaagTTCCGCGATGAAGAAGGCGATAAACCCGTACAAAGACTTATTGATCCAACTGCTGTTCCAAAAGGAAAAAGCTATTTTGGT CACGACGACCGTGGTGAAGAAAAGCAGTGGCGCGGTCGCAGCGCATATGATCCCCGCGTCGATATGGGTCCAAGACGTGATCGTCTCTCTGGATTCCGTGGATACTACGGTAGAGATAGG TACGAACGCCGAGATCGTGATGCAGGTTCTCGGAGGTCTTTTGTTCCCCGATCAGCCGCTGATGGTTTATGGACTCACGACAAATTCATTGAATTAGAAGGAGATGAAG GCAGCGATAATGACCGAAATACAGGCGTTGAGGTTGTAGTGGATCAGAGCTCTGCCAGCTCAAAAGCGAAACGAGTTGTGCACGAGGTTTTATTTGCTCGTGATATTACTTATTCCATGCTCTCCTCGTTGGTCGAATTTCAAAATGATTGTTTGCAGGACGACGACGACGCCTAA
- a CDS encoding hypothetical protein (NECATOR_CHRV.G17408.T1): protein MSEHQTRALCVGDVRGQFVQLAKKLSVINEKNGPFDILFCVGEFFGTNETENESVLNGKIDFVIPTYILGPCSPSTSSFCPTESVELSSTITYLGKRGILNTASGLQVAYLSGVESSASSKFQFSEDDVEELLMPVRNQAGFLGVDILMTSMWPAEVWKHAHNTPSSEIPGSKLISRLAAGVKPRYHFAGMGIHYERQPYRNHRVLLEPAQHTTRFIGLAQVNNKEKQKWLYAFNIKPMRKMSRDELTFQPPNSSEFPYMDILQELLAQEQLKRTKNHDSVDRYRFDMSEEIEDNIDRGGRKRKRNDNTTGEKLPAAPCWFCLSNVDVEKHLVVAIGDACYAAMPKGPLVDDHVMVLSVGHVQSLVAASDDVRDEVEKFKNAFILAADKVGKSLVCFERNYRTQHLQVQMVPVPKSTVKSLRGAFLNAANLAGIDMMIMDEKDKLTDLVNEGCPYFFVEMPDGSRLFTRQMKEFPLQFAREVLASRPILDCEAKVDWRACALSKEEETKLTKELQERFRPFDFTNEDDSD, encoded by the exons ATGTCTGAGCACCAAACGCGGGCACTATGCGTTGGGGATGTACGAGGTCAATTCGTACAATTAGCCAAGAAATTATCAGTTATCAATGAAAAG AACGGCCCTTTCGATATCTTGTTTTGCGTTGGTGAATTCTTCGGTACAAATGAAACTGAGAATGAAAGCGTTCTGAATGGGAAAATTGACTTTGTTATTCCGACATATATACTAG GGCCTTGTTCTCCTTCAACATCCTCTTTTTGCCCGACGGAATCGGTCGAGTTATCATCTACTATAACATACCTTGGTAAACGCGGCATCCTAAACACTGCGAGTG GTTTACAGGTAGCCTATCTCAGTGGTGTGGAAAGTTCTGCTTCCAGCAAATTTCAGTTCAGTGAGGATGATGTGGAG GAGTTGCTTATGCCTGTGAGAAATCAGGCTGGATTTTTGGGAGTGGATATTCTAATGACGTCTATGTGGCCAGCTGAG GTATGGAAGCACGCTCACAACACACCTTCATCAGAAATACCAGGTTCAAAACTTATATCTCGCCTTGCCGCTGGTGTTAAACCGCGGTATCACTTCGCTGGAATGGGTATTCACTATGAGAGGCAGCCTTACAG AAATCATCGTGTTCTTCTTGAACCAGCTCAGCATACTACTAGATTTATTGGATTGGCGCAGGTGAACAATAAGGAGAAACAAAAATGGTTGTACGCATTCAACATCAAG CCAATGCGTAAAATGAGTCGTGATGAACTCACGTTCCAACCTCCGAATTCATCTGAATTCCCTTACATGGATATTCTGCAAGAACTGCTGGCACA GGAGCAGCTAAAAAGGACTAAAAACCATGATTCAGTGGACCGATACCGTTTTGACATGTCTGAGGAGATTGAGGACAACATAGATAGAGGcggacgaaaaagaaagaggaatg ACAACACCACTGGTGAAAAGCTTCCTGCCGCTCCATGTTGGTTCTGCTTATCGAATGTGGACGTCGAAAAACATCTTGTTGTGGCTATCGGTGATGCATGCTATGCTGCGATGCCGAAGGGGCCACTTGTAGACGATCACGTGATGGTGTTGAGTGTCG GACATGTCCAATCCCTTGTTGCCGCTTCTGACGATGTTAGAGATGAAGTCGAAAAGTTCAAGAACGCCTTTATTTTGGCAGCAGATAAG gttgGGAAATCTTTAGTGTGTTTCGAGCGTAACTACCGTACGCAACATCTTCAAGTCCAAATGGTCCCTGTTCCAAAGTCAACAGTGAAGTCTCTCAGAGGAGCATTCTTGAATGCTGCCAATCTAGCTGGAATAGATATGATGATAATGGATGAAAAAGACAAG CTGACAGATCTAGTAAACGAAGGCTGCCCCTACTTTTTTGTCGAAATGCCAGATGGCTCACGGCTGTTCACACGACAGATGAAGGAATTCCCATTGCAATTTGCCAGAGAG GTGCTGGCAAGCCGTCCAATTCTTGACTGCGAAGCAAAGGTAGACTGGAGAGCTTGTGCTCTtagcaaagaagaagaaaccaaGCTTACCAAAGAGCTTCAGGAACGATTTCGGCCTTTTGACTTCACCAATGAAGATGATAGCGATTGA